From the Gemmatimonadaceae bacterium genome, the window AACGCGCACGCACCCAAGAAGGCGCAGGCGATTAACTGCCGTAAGCGACATCACCGTGGCGGACGCCGTTGGCGATCGCTTCCGCGTAGAAGGATTCGAGCCGGTCGAGCTCCGAATCCCAACTGAGCGCGGAAGTGGTGGCCATGGCGCCGTCCACGAGCCTGGTGTGCAACCCGGGGTCATGCGCCACGCGGAGCATGGCGGCCGCAAGGCACTCGATAT encodes:
- a CDS encoding glycosyltransferase; translation: PATETLGLVCLEAMASGLPVIAVAAGGVREYLRDDVNGVACPEGDIECLAAAMLRVAHDPGLHTRLVDGAMATTSALSWDSELDRLESFYAEAIANGVRHGDVAYGS